DNA from Gephyromycinifex aptenodytis:
CCACCGTTCCCAGATAACGCCCGAACAGGGGTGCGGCGGTGGGATTCACGACCGTCGGCAGCGGATCCAGCACCAGGCCCCCACCTCGGGCGAGTTCGTCCTGGCGCACGTCCCATCCGGCCAGCAGCAGGCAGGCACTGGCAACCGCGCCGCCGGGGGAGAGCGCGAGCACGTCGCTGCCGGCCTGCGCCACCGCCCCGACCAGTGGGTTGCGAGTGGGGGCTGCATGTGCTGCGGGCAGTTCGCGCCGCGCCCGAGTCAGGCGCCGCGTCAGCCGGGTCATCTCGGCGGCAGAAACTTCGGTCCCGGTACAGGCGGTCGCCTCGGCCAGCAAACGCTCCAACGGTCGCGACCACGTCGTGCCGGAGCAGGGCTGCAGGCAGGCCAGCAAATCCAGGACCACCAGTCGGCGCCGCTCGGCGCCCATGGTCAACGAGGCCGCGGCAATGTCGGAGCGCAGACGTTTCATCAGGGCAACGATGCTCACGGGTTCATACAGCGAGGTGTGCCGACCGCCGAAGGACAGCGAAGCCCCGAAGAGTGCCTCGTCTACGGCGGCGATCTTCACCGGCATCACCGAGGTGCTGGCCAGGCAGGCATCGCGGGTGAGCACATGCAGGCGCAAAGAGGTCGAAAGCGCCAGCTCGCGCTCGTCGAAGGACAGCGGCCCGACGCGAGGTCGCGCAGCGAGACGATCGCGGTGATCGGCACGCTCATGCGATCGGTCCGTTGGCACGTTGCCTCCAGGGGTGGGACGTCTACATGTCGTTCATCGGCACGAGGCGGGGGGACGTGAGGCTTACACGGGCTCTTTCGGGCGGATGCGGAGATTAATTGTGTTGGCTTGCAATGTAATCGGATCTAGGGGCAATGGTCACGGGTCGTAGGCGGACTTGAACCAGGCATGGGCAGAAGCACACGAACAGCAGTGCTCGCATTGACTTTGCGCGCCCCGCGAGGGCAGGTCGGCGCCCCAGAGGTCCTAGGGTTTGGGCATGACTGACTCGCTATCCGAAACGCCGCCGGCTGCCCCCGCCCCAGAGCGAGACCTCGACATCGTCGTCTTCGGCGCCACCGGTTTCGTTGGCCGCCTCATCGCCGGGCACCTGTCTCGGCATGCCCCGGCGCAGGTGCGGATCGGCCTGGCCGGTCGCGACCTGCACCGGGTGGATGCCGTCAAGGCCGAACTGGCTGACCGGGCCGTGTACTGGAAGACCCTGCACGCCGACTCCAGCGACGCCGCGAGCCTGGCCCAGATGGCACAGCGCACCAAGGTCGTCATCAGCACCGTCGGGCCGTATGCACAATATGGGCTCCCCCTCGTGCAGGCCTGCGCCGAAGCGGGAACCGACTACGTCGACCTCTGCGGCGAGACCCTGTTCGTTCGGGACTCCATTGACGCCTACGACGAGATCGCCACGGCTCACGGCGCACGCATCGTGCACGCCTGCGGTTTCGACTCCATCCCCAGCGACCTGGGGGTGTTCGCGACCTGGCGGCAGGTGAAGAAGGACGTCGCGGGTGACCTGAGCACGACCACGCTGTACGTGACCTCGCTCAAGGGCGGTCTCAGCGGCGGAACCATCGCCTCGATGGTGGGCCAGGTGGACGCCGCCAAGGAGCAGCCGAAACTGCGCGGCGTGCTGGCCGACCCCTACGCCCTCAGCCCCGACCGGGACAACGAACCCGAGCCGCGTCGCGGCGCCGAGACCAGCCAGACCCAGGCGGACGGCGCGTCCACGACGGACGCCGAACCCAGCCAGAACACCGGCGCCGGGCAGCAGCCGAACTCTGATGCCGGGCTCAGCCCGGTCCAGCGCGTGGAGGGCGCCGCCAAGCTTGCCTTCGGGGCGCTCGGCAAGGCCGCCGGCAAGGTGGCGCAGAGCCGCAGCCGGTTGACCCCTGATGCGCAGATCGGCGAGTTCACCGCGCCGTTCATCATGGGCCCCTTCAACAGCCAGGTGGTGCGGCGTAGTAACGCGCTTATGTCCTGGTCCTACGGCCGCGATTTCCGCTACCGCGAATTGGTCGCCACCGGGAATTCCAGCGCGGCGCCCTTGCGTGCGGCGGCTCTCAGCGCCGCCATGCCGGCCGCCGCGGCCGGCTTCGCCTTCGGGCCCACCCGTGCCCTCCTGGAGCGCGTCGTCACCAAGCCGGGCGAGGGGCCGGATGAGGCCTCGCGCAAGGAGGGCCGGTTCACGATGACGATCCACGCCGACACCACCTCCGGCGCGCACTACGTCACCACCGTCTCGGCCCAGGTCGATCCCGGCTATGACGGCACGGCCGTGATGATCGGAGAAGCCGCGCTCGCGCTGGTGCTCGATGAGTTGGCGCTGCCGCGCCGCCACGGTGTGCTCACCCCGGCAACCGCCTTCGGCGACGTGCTCATCGAGCGTCTCACCGCCCAGGGGTTCTCCTTCGAGGTCACCCGCCAGAACTGAAGCTGGTCTGCGTAGCGCCCCGCTCTGTTCAGCGGACCAGGGCGCTACGCAGCACCTCGGCCAGGTGTCGGCCGGTGGCCTCGGTTCCCTGGCCCACCTGGGTGCGGCAGGAGAAACCGTCGGCGATGACCAGGCCGTCACCGGCGTTGACCTTGGGGAACAGTTCGCGTTCGGCGCAGGCTTGGGACACCTCGTAATGCCCCTGCTCGAAGCCGAAGTTGCCCGCGAGCCCGCAGCACCCGCCGCCGACCAGGTCCAGGTCCACCCCGAGCCGGGCCAGTACCCGCTCGTCGGGCGCGGAACCGCGGGTGGCCTTCTGGTGGCAGTGCACCTGGGTCACGGCCTTGGCCTCGATGCGAGCGAAGGGCCAGTTACCGGCCTCGGCGCGCTCGTCGACGATCTCGGCGAAGGTCGCCAGTAGCGGTTTCAGGGCGCGGGCCCGTTCGTCCTCGGGCAGCAGCTCGTGGGCCTCGGAGAGCATCACCAGGCAGGAGGGTTCCAACCCGACGACGCGGTGCCCCGCGGCGATGTGGGGTGCCAGTGCCGTCAGGCTGCGCCGCAGCGCGGCCTTGGTGACGTCGAGCTGGCCGGTGGAATGCCAGGTCAGCCCGCAACAGACCGGGCCGCGAGGTAGGACGACGTGGAACCCCAGCGCCTCCAGCACTTCCACCCCGGCGATGCCGACGTGCGGGGACAGGTGGTTGGTGAAGGTGTCCGGCCACAGCACGATCACCGGTGCCTGCGGGGCGGGCATGGGCGCTTGCCCTCGCCTGGCACGTTGGGCGAACCACTGCGCGAGGCTGAGGTGTTCGGCGAAGCTGACCATCGAGCGGCGGGTTTCCAGTCCGGCGGCGCGCAGCACCGCCTTCTCCAACGGGCGTACCCGCATCGCCTGGTTGACGGCCTTGCCCAGACCGGGCAGCGCCGAGACCAGGGCGGCCGAGACCGGCAGCCACCCCATCGCGTAGTGCGCCATCGGACGGCGGCGGTGGGCGTAGTGGTGGTGCAGGAACTCGGCCTTGTAGGTGGCCATGTCGACGTTCACCGGGCACTCGGTCGAGCAGGCCTTGCACGACAGGCACAGATCCAGAGCCTCCAAAGTCTGCGGGTTGTCCCAGCCGCCGGTGAGGTTTTCTCCGCGCAACATCTCAGCCAACACCCGCGCCCGGCCCCGCGTGGTGTGAACCTCGTCGCGGGTGGCCTGGTAACTGGGACACATGGCGCCGGTGTCGGAGCGGCACACCCCGACCCCGACGCACCGGTTGATCGCGGAAGCGAAGTCGCCACCGTCGCGGCTCAACGCATGCACGGGGATGACGACGTGTGTGCGCAGGCCGGGCCCGGGGCGCAGCCGGTCATCCACCGGTTCGGGGTTGACCAGCACCCCGGGGTTCAGCGCCCCATCGGGGTCGAAGATCGCTTTGAAGCGAGCGAACAACGCCAGCATCTGCGGCGAGTACATCTGGGCGAGCATCTCCGAGCGGGCTCGCCCGTCGCCGTGTTCCCCGGAGACCGATCCGCCGTAGCGATGCACGAGTTTCGCGGCGTCCACGATGAACTCGCGGTAGGCGGCGATCCCCTGCTCGCTACCGAGGTCGAAGTCGATGCGAACGTGGATGCAGCCCTCACCGAAGTGACCGAAGGGGATGCCGCGCAAACCGCGCTCGGCCATCAGGGCGTACAGGTCCCGCAGGTAGTCCGCCAGATGCTCCACGGGCACGGCGGAGTCTTCCCAGCCGGGCCAGGCTTCCCCGCCGTCGGCGCGACGGGTCGCGATCCCGGCGGCGGCCTCGCGGATGCCCCACAGCAGACGGGATTGGGCTCGATCCGTGACGACCACGCCGGTGACGACCTCACCGGTAGAGCCCGCGCGGTCGGGGTCCGGCTGAGCTTGGGCCCCGGCGAACTCCAGGAGTTCTTCGGCGGCCGCTTGCGCGCCAGCCGGGTCAGCTCCGGCGACCTCGCAGTACAGCCAGGCACCGCCGGCCGGGAGGGCCTGTCCGTCCTGGCCGCGTCCGGGGCGCGAACGCAGCGCCGCCAACAGGTCCGAGCCCATCCCTTCGATCGTCAGCACCCCCGGGCGGCGCAGGGTGGCGGCAGCTCGGGCCGCAGCGAAAGCATCCGGGTATCCCAGGACGGCAAGAGCCGTAGCAGCCGGGGGGCGCACCAGATCGACGGTGAGCTGGGTGAAGACCCCGCAGGTGCCTTCGCTACCAGCCAGAGCCTTGGCGACGTCGAAACCCTTCTCGGGCAGCAGGTAATGCAGGCCGTAGCCGGAGACCTGGCGCGGGAACCGGCCCAGTTCGGCGCGGATGAGCTCAGCGTTCTGCTGCACCAGGGAGCGCAACTCGGCTTCGATGCGCGGGTCGTCGCAGCCGCCCTTCCAGGCTTCGAACACGCGCCCGTCGGCCAGCAGCATCCGTACCGCGCGCAGGTTCTCAGCCGAGGTACCCCAGGCGACCGAGTGTGAACCGCAGGCGTTGTTGGCGACCATCCCGCCGATGGTGCAGCGGCTGTGGGTGGAGGGGTCCGGCCCGTAGGTGAGCCCGTGCACGGCTGCGGCGGTGCGCAGGTCGTCGCAGACCAGGCCGGGCTGCACGGTGGCACAACTCTGTTCGGGGTCGATCTGGCAGTCGTTCAGGTACCGCGAGGTGTCCAGCACCAGCCCTTCACCGATCGCGTTTCCCGCCACCGAGGTCCCCCCGCCGCGGCTGATCACGCCGAGTCCGCGCGCGCGGGCCCACGCCAACCCCTGCGCCAGGTGCCCTTCGCTGGTCGGCTCCAGAACCCCCGCGGGCATCCGTCGATAGATGGAGGCATCGGAGGTGTAAGCGGCCCGGGTCGCCAGGTCGGCGCGAAGCCCGAGCAGGTCTGAAGCTGAAGAGGTGGTCACGTCGTCTCCGGGAGTGGAAGGGGCAGTTGCAGCGTATCCACCTTGCCCATGACGCTCGCTCCGTGGACGCCTGCCGTCTCAGCGGATGAACTTGTACGCATGATCCATGTCATGTCCCGGCTCTGTAACGGCACCGAATGCGGGCAGGTGTCCAAGACGTTCACCCTGTTCGAGCTCGCTGACCAGGGTGGCGGACCCCGCACTGGAACGCCGCCTCATGGCCGGGTCGGCCGAGAACAGTTAGCGTGTGCCTGGTCTCGGCGACGGGGCAGCGCGACGGGGGACGTCACATGCGGGGGGAACGCATGGACGCTGCGCGCCACGGGCGGGGTAGGCCCGCCAAAACGACAGATGGGGAATGCACATGCAGAACATCGTGGTCTCGGCCGCAGTGGCCCTCGTGTTGGCCGGAGCGCCGGCAGCGCAGGCTGCAACGATGTCGGCCGTCACGCCGACCAACGCCGGCGCCGGTTACCTGGCAGCGACCCGTCGCCCCCCGGGCTACCAGGCCAAGCGGTACCTGGGCACCTCCCGTTCGGTGCACCCGTGGCACTCCGGGGCGTGGACGGGCGGCTGGATGAGCGACACCCGCGCCACCAAGTGGGGCACCTGGCGCGGCACCCCCAGCGACGCGGCGATGACCTTCCCCGAGAAGCGCACCTGGGCGGCGATCTCCAACTCCACCTGGCACATCGACACCTACCGCAACTTCCGCGGCACCCTCGTCTACGGGATGCCGCTCATGCCCTCGACGAACAAGCCGGTCCACCTCAAGAGCGTCGCCGCGGGA
Protein-coding regions in this window:
- a CDS encoding FAD-binding and (Fe-S)-binding domain-containing protein encodes the protein MTTSSASDLLGLRADLATRAAYTSDASIYRRMPAGVLEPTSEGHLAQGLAWARARGLGVISRGGGTSVAGNAIGEGLVLDTSRYLNDCQIDPEQSCATVQPGLVCDDLRTAAAVHGLTYGPDPSTHSRCTIGGMVANNACGSHSVAWGTSAENLRAVRMLLADGRVFEAWKGGCDDPRIEAELRSLVQQNAELIRAELGRFPRQVSGYGLHYLLPEKGFDVAKALAGSEGTCGVFTQLTVDLVRPPAATALAVLGYPDAFAAARAAATLRRPGVLTIEGMGSDLLAALRSRPGRGQDGQALPAGGAWLYCEVAGADPAGAQAAAEELLEFAGAQAQPDPDRAGSTGEVVTGVVVTDRAQSRLLWGIREAAAGIATRRADGGEAWPGWEDSAVPVEHLADYLRDLYALMAERGLRGIPFGHFGEGCIHVRIDFDLGSEQGIAAYREFIVDAAKLVHRYGGSVSGEHGDGRARSEMLAQMYSPQMLALFARFKAIFDPDGALNPGVLVNPEPVDDRLRPGPGLRTHVVIPVHALSRDGGDFASAINRCVGVGVCRSDTGAMCPSYQATRDEVHTTRGRARVLAEMLRGENLTGGWDNPQTLEALDLCLSCKACSTECPVNVDMATYKAEFLHHHYAHRRRPMAHYAMGWLPVSAALVSALPGLGKAVNQAMRVRPLEKAVLRAAGLETRRSMVSFAEHLSLAQWFAQRARRGQAPMPAPQAPVIVLWPDTFTNHLSPHVGIAGVEVLEALGFHVVLPRGPVCCGLTWHSTGQLDVTKAALRRSLTALAPHIAAGHRVVGLEPSCLVMLSEAHELLPEDERARALKPLLATFAEIVDERAEAGNWPFARIEAKAVTQVHCHQKATRGSAPDERVLARLGVDLDLVGGGCCGLAGNFGFEQGHYEVSQACAERELFPKVNAGDGLVIADGFSCRTQVGQGTEATGRHLAEVLRSALVR
- a CDS encoding saccharopine dehydrogenase family protein produces the protein MTDSLSETPPAAPAPERDLDIVVFGATGFVGRLIAGHLSRHAPAQVRIGLAGRDLHRVDAVKAELADRAVYWKTLHADSSDAASLAQMAQRTKVVISTVGPYAQYGLPLVQACAEAGTDYVDLCGETLFVRDSIDAYDEIATAHGARIVHACGFDSIPSDLGVFATWRQVKKDVAGDLSTTTLYVTSLKGGLSGGTIASMVGQVDAAKEQPKLRGVLADPYALSPDRDNEPEPRRGAETSQTQADGASTTDAEPSQNTGAGQQPNSDAGLSPVQRVEGAAKLAFGALGKAAGKVAQSRSRLTPDAQIGEFTAPFIMGPFNSQVVRRSNALMSWSYGRDFRYRELVATGNSSAAPLRAAALSAAMPAAAAGFAFGPTRALLERVVTKPGEGPDEASRKEGRFTMTIHADTTSGAHYVTTVSAQVDPGYDGTAVMIGEAALALVLDELALPRRHGVLTPATAFGDVLIERLTAQGFSFEVTRQN